One Thiocapsa sp. genomic window carries:
- a CDS encoding type II toxin-antitoxin system Phd/YefM family antitoxin, producing MTRLTATDARATLFDLLRGTNERHEIYHIRHRNGDAVLMSEDEYESLLETLALLSAPGFREAFEEGRAEAEREDTLSFEEVFGEPQ from the coding sequence ATGACCAGACTCACCGCCACGGACGCCCGCGCCACCCTCTTCGACCTGCTACGCGGCACGAACGAGCGCCATGAGATCTATCATATCCGTCATCGCAACGGCGACGCGGTGCTGATGTCGGAGGACGAGTATGAGAGCCTCTTGGAGACGCTCGCGCTGCTGTCGGCCCCTGGATTCAGGGAAGCCTTCGAGGAGGGCCGAGCGGAAGCAGAGCGCGAAGACACCCTGTCGTTCGAGGAGGTCTTCGGGGAGCCTCAATGA
- a CDS encoding type II toxin-antitoxin system RelE/ParE family toxin: MSAPARYRVRFTRQAEKDIAKLSAKMRAKLMDIVRYRIAVDPHSGKPLIGPLKGYYSVRLSYQDRIVYSIQDDELVVIVVRARTHYGD, from the coding sequence ATGAGCGCCCCGGCCAGGTACCGGGTTCGCTTCACCCGGCAGGCCGAGAAAGACATCGCCAAGCTCAGCGCGAAGATGCGTGCAAAGCTGATGGACATCGTCCGTTACCGCATCGCGGTCGATCCGCACTCCGGAAAGCCCTTGATCGGGCCGCTCAAGGGCTACTATTCGGTACGATTGAGCTACCAGGATCGGATCGTTTACAGCATCCAGGACGATGAGCTCGTCGTCATCGTCGTGCGCGCCCGAACCCACTACGGCGACTGA
- a CDS encoding Ppx/GppA phosphatase family protein, with the protein MIEEPVQDAVETMLPEVVAAVDLGSNSFHMIVARIGNGHMQVTDRIKEMVRLGEGVGEDRQLDPQVVERALACLERFGQRLRGFPPGSVRAVGTNTLRQLAPDSDFLSRAEAALGHPIEVIAGREEARLIYLGVAHDLAAGTERRLVVDIGGGSTEIIVGLGFSPRLRESLHMGCVSMSRRHFADGRITARAMERAELTGALEVRPVRELFRRTGWQTAVGSSGTIKSIAAVLAAEGWCEDGISAPALLRLRDALLETGRISSLALKGLAEERKPVFAGGVAVLRSVFETLGIQHLQVSEYALREGLIYETMGRSQHVDVRERTVETLGRHFQIDQDHAQRVRATAVALLRRLTGPWSLQDPNHRLMLAWAARLHEIGVMVAHSQHQKHGAYLLRNADLAGFTRPEQMLLAALVLGHRRKFPVQELAVLPHGTGEPARRLCVILRLAVLLHRGRSSESKPNPTLTTDGDNLALSFPDDWLSDHPLTRLELEEEAERLASAGIRLEFG; encoded by the coding sequence ATGATTGAAGAGCCCGTCCAAGACGCCGTCGAGACCATGCTGCCAGAGGTCGTCGCAGCCGTCGATCTCGGATCCAACAGCTTTCACATGATCGTGGCCCGTATCGGCAACGGTCATATGCAGGTCACCGATCGCATTAAGGAGATGGTCCGGCTCGGCGAGGGCGTGGGCGAGGACCGGCAGCTCGACCCGCAGGTCGTCGAGCGCGCATTGGCCTGTCTGGAGCGCTTCGGCCAGAGGCTCCGCGGGTTTCCACCCGGCAGCGTGCGGGCAGTCGGCACCAATACCTTGCGTCAGCTTGCGCCCGACAGCGACTTTCTGTCCCGTGCCGAGGCAGCGCTCGGCCACCCGATCGAGGTCATCGCGGGCCGCGAAGAGGCTCGGCTGATCTACCTCGGCGTCGCCCATGATCTCGCCGCGGGCACCGAGCGCCGCCTGGTCGTCGACATCGGCGGCGGAAGCACGGAGATCATCGTCGGACTCGGTTTTTCACCGCGCCTGCGCGAGAGCCTGCACATGGGCTGCGTGAGCATGTCGCGCCGTCACTTCGCCGACGGGCGCATCACCGCCCGCGCTATGGAGAGGGCCGAGCTCACGGGAGCACTCGAGGTAAGGCCCGTGCGCGAGTTGTTTCGCCGCACCGGCTGGCAAACGGCGGTCGGCAGCTCCGGCACCATCAAATCCATTGCGGCTGTCCTCGCGGCCGAAGGCTGGTGCGAAGACGGGATCTCGGCGCCGGCGTTGCTGCGGCTTCGCGATGCGCTCTTGGAGACGGGCCGAATCTCCTCTCTCGCGCTCAAGGGTTTGGCCGAAGAGCGTAAGCCGGTCTTCGCCGGCGGTGTCGCCGTCCTGCGATCGGTCTTCGAGACGCTCGGGATCCAACATCTACAGGTCTCGGAATACGCACTGCGTGAAGGCTTGATCTACGAAACGATGGGCCGCAGCCAACACGTCGACGTCCGGGAACGCACCGTCGAGACCCTCGGCCGACACTTTCAGATCGATCAGGATCACGCTCAGCGCGTCCGAGCGACGGCGGTGGCCCTCTTGCGCCGACTCACCGGGCCTTGGTCGCTGCAGGACCCCAACCACAGGCTCATGCTCGCGTGGGCGGCACGACTCCACGAAATCGGCGTCATGGTCGCCCACAGCCAGCACCAGAAGCACGGGGCCTACCTGCTGCGCAACGCCGATCTCGCCGGCTTCACGCGACCGGAGCAAATGCTGCTTGCCGCATTGGTGCTCGGACACAGGCGGAAATTTCCCGTCCAAGAGCTCGCGGTCCTACCCCACGGAACCGGGGAGCCGGCACGCAGGCTCTGCGTCATCCTGCGGCTGGCCGTTCTGCTGCATCGCGGACGCTCATCGGAAAGCAAACCCAATCCGACGCTTACCACCGACGGGGACAACCTCGCGTTGAGCTTCCCGGACGATTGGCTCTCCGATCACCCCTTGACCCGGTTGGAGCTCGAAGAGGAGGCCGAGCGCCTGGCTTCCGCCGGGATTCGTCTGGAATTCGGGTGA
- the metH gene encoding methionine synthase, producing the protein MSARVRRRRAATQPPPPQRTHAMTPQATFINIGERTNVTGSAKFKRLILDGNFDAALDVARQQVENGAQVIDINMDEAMLDSQAAMMRFLNLIAAEPDIARVPIMIDSSKWSVIEAGLKCVQGKCIVNSISMKEGEAAFREQAKKVKRYGAAAVIMAFDEVGQADTQDRKFEICARAYRILVDEIGFAPEDIIFDPNIFAVATGIEEHNNYAVDFIEATRRIKRELPYAKVSGGVSNVSFSFRGNDPVREAIHSVFLYHAIRAGMDMGIVNAGQLAIYDDLPAELREAVEDVILNRRPDATERLLDLAPKYKGDGSGIENKQDLSWRETTVEKRIEHALIKGITDFIVEDTEEARQKLGAPINVIEGPLMDGMNVVGDLFGEGKMFLPQVVKSARVMKKSVAYLEPFLDAEKCEGDTQGRILMATVKGDVHDIGKNIVGVVLQCNSYDVIDMGVMVPADRILAKAREVNADIIGLSGLITPSLDEMVHVAKEMQRQGFTIPLMIGGATTSKLHTAVKIEPQYAHPVIHVKDASRAVGVAGSLLSKEMKEKYVAGVRAEYVQIRERRASRDEARDLVPLAKAQANRTPIDWEHYQPPVPAEPGVQTFHDIPLGEIAAYIDWTFFFHAWELRGRYPQILDDPEKGVEARKLFDDAKAMLHKIITEKWLGAAAVIGIFPANAVGDDIAVYADEDRSDTLLTFHCLRKQGKQPPRKYNECLADYVAPVETGIPDYVGGFACTTGIGIDERVAAFEADHDDYSAIMLKAIADRLAEALAEMLHARVRTRHWRYASDEGLSNEDLIEERYQGIRPAMGYPAAPDHTEKDLLWQALDAERNTGIWLTESKAMVPTAAVSGLYFSHPDSRYFAVGKLARDQVADYAERKGMPLPEIERWLAPNLAYEAE; encoded by the coding sequence CTGAGCGCTCGCGTCCGACGGCGCCGAGCCGCAACGCAACCGCCCCCGCCACAGCGAACCCATGCCATGACCCCACAAGCCACCTTCATCAACATCGGCGAACGCACCAACGTCACCGGCTCCGCCAAGTTCAAGCGACTCATCCTCGACGGCAACTTCGACGCCGCGCTCGATGTCGCGCGCCAGCAGGTCGAAAACGGCGCCCAGGTCATCGACATCAACATGGACGAGGCGATGCTGGACTCGCAGGCCGCCATGATGCGCTTCCTGAACCTGATCGCCGCGGAGCCGGACATTGCACGCGTGCCGATCATGATCGACTCATCCAAATGGTCGGTGATCGAGGCCGGGCTCAAGTGCGTCCAGGGCAAATGCATCGTCAACTCGATCAGCATGAAGGAGGGCGAGGCCGCCTTCCGCGAGCAGGCCAAGAAGGTCAAGCGCTACGGCGCGGCGGCCGTGATCATGGCCTTCGACGAGGTCGGTCAGGCCGATACGCAGGACCGCAAGTTCGAGATCTGCGCCCGCGCCTATCGCATCCTGGTCGATGAGATCGGCTTCGCGCCCGAGGACATCATCTTCGATCCGAACATCTTCGCCGTCGCCACCGGGATCGAGGAGCACAACAACTACGCGGTCGACTTCATCGAAGCCACCCGGCGCATCAAGCGCGAGCTGCCTTACGCCAAGGTCTCGGGCGGCGTCTCCAACGTCAGCTTCTCCTTCCGCGGCAACGACCCGGTACGCGAGGCGATCCACTCGGTCTTCCTCTATCACGCCATCCGCGCCGGGATGGACATGGGCATCGTCAACGCCGGCCAGCTCGCCATCTACGACGACCTTCCGGCGGAGCTGCGCGAGGCGGTCGAGGACGTCATCCTCAATCGCCGCCCGGATGCCACCGAGCGGCTGCTCGATCTCGCGCCCAAATACAAGGGCGACGGCTCGGGCATCGAAAACAAGCAAGATCTCTCCTGGCGCGAAACGACGGTCGAGAAGCGCATCGAGCATGCGTTGATCAAGGGCATCACGGACTTCATCGTCGAGGACACCGAAGAGGCTCGCCAGAAGCTCGGCGCGCCGATCAACGTCATCGAAGGACCCTTGATGGACGGTATGAACGTGGTCGGCGACCTCTTCGGCGAGGGCAAGATGTTCCTGCCGCAGGTGGTCAAGTCCGCGCGCGTCATGAAGAAGTCGGTTGCCTATCTGGAGCCTTTTCTGGATGCCGAGAAATGCGAGGGCGACACCCAGGGCCGCATCCTCATGGCGACGGTCAAGGGCGACGTGCACGACATCGGCAAGAACATCGTCGGGGTCGTCCTCCAGTGCAACAGCTATGACGTCATCGACATGGGCGTCATGGTCCCGGCCGACCGGATCCTCGCGAAGGCGCGCGAGGTGAACGCCGACATCATCGGGCTGTCCGGCCTGATCACCCCGTCGCTCGACGAGATGGTCCATGTCGCCAAAGAGATGCAGCGCCAGGGCTTCACCATCCCGCTCATGATCGGAGGAGCGACCACCTCCAAGCTGCACACGGCGGTCAAGATCGAGCCGCAGTATGCGCACCCGGTCATCCATGTGAAGGATGCCTCGCGCGCCGTCGGCGTGGCGGGCAGCCTGCTGTCGAAGGAGATGAAGGAGAAGTATGTCGCCGGTGTGCGGGCCGAATATGTGCAGATCCGCGAGCGTCGCGCTTCGCGTGACGAGGCCCGTGACCTCGTGCCGCTGGCCAAGGCCCAAGCCAACCGCACACCGATCGATTGGGAGCACTACCAGCCGCCGGTCCCCGCCGAGCCGGGTGTGCAGACCTTCCACGACATCCCGCTCGGGGAGATCGCAGCCTACATCGACTGGACCTTCTTCTTCCACGCCTGGGAGCTGCGCGGGCGCTATCCCCAGATCCTCGATGACCCCGAGAAGGGCGTCGAGGCGCGCAAACTCTTCGACGACGCCAAGGCGATGCTGCACAAGATCATCACCGAGAAGTGGCTCGGCGCCGCCGCCGTCATCGGCATCTTCCCCGCCAACGCCGTCGGCGACGATATCGCCGTCTATGCCGACGAGGACCGCAGCGACACCCTGCTGACCTTCCACTGTTTGCGCAAGCAGGGCAAACAGCCGCCCCGCAAATACAACGAGTGTCTGGCCGACTATGTCGCTCCGGTGGAGACCGGCATCCCCGACTATGTCGGCGGCTTCGCCTGCACCACCGGGATCGGGATCGATGAACGGGTTGCGGCCTTCGAGGCCGATCACGACGATTACTCCGCCATCATGCTCAAGGCCATCGCCGACCGACTTGCAGAGGCGCTGGCCGAGATGCTCCACGCTCGGGTGCGCACACGCCACTGGCGTTATGCCTCGGACGAGGGCCTGAGCAACGAAGACCTGATCGAGGAGCGCTACCAGGGTATCCGCCCTGCCATGGGGTATCCGGCCGCCCCCGACCACACCGAGAAGGATCTGCTCTGGCAGGCCCTGGATGCCGAGCGCAACACCGGCATCTGGCTGACCGAATCCAAGGCGATGGTCCCCACCGCCGCGGTCAGCGGGCTCTATTTCTCGCACCCCGACAGCCGCTATTTCGCGGTCGGCAAGCTCGCCCGCGACCAGGTCGCCGACTACGCCGAGCGCAAGGGCATGCCGCTGCCCGAGATCGAACGCTGGTTGGCGCCGAATTTAGCCTACGAGGCGGAGTAG
- a CDS encoding type II toxin-antitoxin system HicB family antitoxin, with the protein MTVLKYTYWQDDGMWLGYLEEYPDYTTQGETLEDLQDNLRDIYQELTSGAIPSVRRVGELAVA; encoded by the coding sequence ATGACAGTGCTCAAATATACCTATTGGCAAGATGACGGCATGTGGCTCGGGTACCTCGAAGAATACCCGGATTACACGACACAAGGTGAAACGCTGGAAGACCTGCAGGATAACCTGAGAGACATTTACCAGGAACTGACGAGTGGTGCCATTCCGTCCGTGCGCCGTGTCGGAGAACTTGCGGTCGCATGA
- a CDS encoding Uma2 family endonuclease, with translation MQTIQFLTVPDRTFRLRWPPAAEDASVFLDLCRANPDYRIELNGQGEIEIMPPTGIRTGRKNAKLISALTSWAEKDNSGETFDSSTGFRFADGATRSPDASWVRRDRLDRLASPEKDGFAPLAPDFVVELRSKSDSLETIQAKMEEYRENGVRLGWLLNPEARQVFVYRPGQPVEAFDNLESISGDPELPGFLLNLRPIWEPGF, from the coding sequence ATGCAGACCATTCAATTCCTGACTGTTCCGGATCGGACCTTTCGGCTGCGGTGGCCACCCGCGGCGGAAGACGCGTCCGTGTTTCTCGACCTCTGTCGCGCCAACCCGGACTATCGCATCGAGCTGAACGGCCAAGGGGAGATCGAGATCATGCCGCCGACAGGGATCCGAACGGGCCGCAAGAATGCAAAATTGATCAGCGCCCTGACCTCATGGGCGGAGAAGGACAACAGCGGCGAAACCTTCGACTCCTCGACCGGCTTCCGCTTTGCGGACGGCGCGACACGTTCCCCGGACGCATCCTGGGTGCGACGCGATCGGCTGGACCGCCTCGCATCACCCGAAAAGGATGGTTTTGCACCCCTTGCACCGGATTTTGTCGTCGAGCTGCGCTCCAAATCGGACAGCCTCGAGACCATTCAGGCCAAGATGGAGGAATATCGCGAGAACGGCGTGCGTCTGGGTTGGCTGCTGAATCCGGAGGCGCGCCAAGTCTTTGTCTACCGCCCCGGCCAGCCGGTGGAGGCATTCGACAACCTGGAGTCGATCTCGGGTGATCCCGAGCTGCCGGGCTTTCTGCTCAATCTGCGGCCGATTTGGGAGCCTGGATTCTGA
- a CDS encoding type II toxin-antitoxin system HicA family toxin, producing the protein MKRRELIARLQQMGCVLIRHGGRHDWYQNPKTRESQPVPRHVEINEYLANHILKKLS; encoded by the coding sequence ATGAAAAGGCGTGAATTGATCGCCAGGCTCCAACAGATGGGCTGTGTTCTGATCCGTCATGGCGGTCGGCACGATTGGTATCAGAATCCGAAGACCCGAGAATCTCAGCCCGTACCGCGGCATGTCGAGATCAACGAGTATCTGGCAAATCACATTCTCAAGAAATTGAGCTGA
- the recQ gene encoding DNA helicase RecQ, with protein sequence MNETPLQVLNRVFGYDRFRGAQAEIIDRLIDGGDALVLMPTGGGKSLCYQIPAILRPGVGVVVSPLIALMQDQVDALRQLGVRAALLNSSLTLQEARAVEEAMLSGDLDLIYVAPERLLTERFLALLDRIRVALFAIDEAHCVSQWGHDFRPEYIQLHLLHERWPQIPRVALTATADAPTRAEILTRLGLEQAGQFVSSFDRPNIRYRIVEKASPRQQLIAFLRNEHPGDAGIVYCLSRRKVEETAAYLATQGIAALPYHAGLPAETRRTHQARFLREEGVVIVATIAFGMGIDKPDVRFVAHLDLPKSLEAYYQETGRGGRDGQPADAWMTYGLGDVVMLRRMIEDSEAEERFKRVEMQKLDSMLGFCETTECRRQVLLNYFGEPLPKPCGNCDTCLEPVATWDGTRAAQMALSCIYRTGQRFGSSYLVDVLLGKKNERIRRFGHDQVTTFGIGEELSADQWRSVYRQLVAAGFIRVDFEGHGALCLTEQSRPLLRGERTLHLRRDPDRKRTSSAARRPAMALPTDPEALALWQALRDYRRQLALEQDVPAYHIFNDVTLNEMLTYRPRDRDELSRITGVGQVKLERFGEGFLRLLALHEAEHGRPDRVPGLPAARAAASEARVGAIELNDSVRETLALLRSGLSVEAIADRRELKASTIYTHLSRCIEVGELSVGEVIDLDRDSLRAIEFAIEQQPEGALISLKSIFDAFEGRYNYGLLSCVRAGMGISAGD encoded by the coding sequence ATGAACGAGACGCCGCTTCAGGTGCTCAACCGGGTCTTCGGCTACGACCGTTTTCGCGGCGCCCAAGCCGAGATCATCGACCGGTTGATCGACGGTGGAGACGCGCTGGTGTTGATGCCGACAGGCGGCGGCAAGTCGCTCTGTTATCAGATCCCGGCGATCCTGCGCCCCGGCGTGGGGGTCGTGGTTTCGCCGCTGATCGCCTTGATGCAGGATCAGGTCGACGCGTTGAGACAGCTCGGCGTGCGGGCCGCCTTGCTGAACTCGTCGCTGACGCTGCAGGAGGCCCGCGCGGTCGAGGAGGCGATGCTCTCGGGCGATCTGGACTTGATCTATGTCGCCCCGGAACGTCTGCTGACCGAGCGTTTCCTCGCGCTGTTGGATCGCATCCGGGTTGCCTTGTTCGCGATCGACGAGGCCCACTGCGTCTCCCAGTGGGGCCATGATTTCCGCCCCGAATACATCCAGCTCCACCTGCTGCACGAGCGCTGGCCCCAAATCCCGCGCGTTGCACTCACCGCGACCGCCGATGCGCCGACCCGTGCGGAGATCCTGACCCGACTGGGTCTGGAGCAGGCCGGACAGTTCGTCTCCAGCTTCGACCGACCGAACATCCGCTATCGCATCGTCGAGAAGGCCAGCCCGCGTCAACAGCTCATCGCCTTCCTGCGCAACGAGCATCCCGGTGATGCCGGAATCGTCTACTGCCTGTCGCGACGCAAGGTCGAGGAGACGGCGGCCTATCTTGCGACCCAGGGCATCGCAGCGCTGCCGTATCACGCGGGGCTCCCGGCCGAGACGCGGCGTACGCACCAAGCGCGGTTTCTGCGCGAGGAGGGCGTGGTTATCGTCGCGACCATCGCCTTCGGGATGGGGATCGACAAGCCGGACGTGCGCTTCGTCGCCCATCTGGACCTGCCCAAAAGCCTGGAGGCCTACTATCAGGAGACCGGACGCGGCGGCCGGGACGGTCAGCCCGCGGATGCTTGGATGACCTACGGTCTGGGCGACGTGGTGATGCTGCGTCGCATGATCGAGGACTCCGAGGCCGAGGAGCGCTTCAAGCGGGTGGAGATGCAGAAGCTCGACAGCATGCTCGGCTTTTGCGAGACCACCGAATGTCGGCGCCAGGTTCTGCTCAACTATTTCGGCGAGCCGCTACCCAAGCCCTGCGGCAACTGCGACACCTGCCTGGAGCCGGTCGCCACCTGGGACGGGACTCGGGCGGCGCAGATGGCGCTCTCCTGCATCTATCGGACGGGCCAGCGTTTCGGCAGCAGCTATCTGGTGGATGTCTTGCTCGGCAAGAAGAACGAGCGCATCCGCCGCTTCGGACATGACCAAGTCACGACCTTCGGCATTGGCGAGGAGTTGAGCGCGGATCAATGGAGGTCGGTCTATCGCCAGCTCGTCGCGGCCGGGTTCATCAGGGTCGATTTCGAAGGACACGGCGCGCTGTGCCTGACCGAGCAGAGCCGTCCCTTGTTGCGGGGCGAGCGTACCCTGCACCTGCGCCGGGACCCGGACCGTAAACGCACGAGCTCCGCCGCGCGTCGCCCCGCCATGGCGCTGCCGACCGATCCGGAGGCACTCGCGCTCTGGCAGGCCCTGCGCGACTACCGGCGTCAGCTCGCCCTGGAGCAGGATGTGCCGGCGTACCACATCTTCAACGATGTCACGCTCAACGAGATGCTGACCTACCGCCCGCGTGATCGCGACGAGCTGTCTCGGATCACCGGTGTCGGTCAGGTGAAGCTCGAGCGCTTCGGCGAGGGCTTCTTGCGGCTGCTCGCCCTGCATGAAGCCGAGCACGGCCGACCGGACCGGGTGCCGGGCCTGCCGGCCGCCCGAGCGGCTGCAAGCGAGGCCCGCGTCGGTGCGATCGAGCTGAACGACTCGGTGCGCGAGACCCTGGCGCTGTTGCGTTCCGGGCTCTCGGTGGAGGCGATCGCCGATCGCCGCGAGCTGAAGGCCAGCACCATCTATACGCACCTGTCGCGCTGCATCGAGGTCGGCGAACTCTCGGTCGGCGAGGTGATCGACCTCGACCGGGACAGCCTGCGGGCCATCGAATTCGCCATCGAGCAACAGCCGGAGGGCGCACTCATCAGCCTCAAATCCATTTTCGACGCCTTCGAAGGCCGCTACAACTATGGCCTCTTGAGCTGCGTGCGGGCCGGTATGGGGATCTCCGCCGGGGATTGA
- a CDS encoding Uma2 family endonuclease, which translates to MTSVLKDRFVSLEDYFALDSETARERWEWRNGDVFCMSGAQPEHNIICLNVAAELRAGLRGSNCRTFPSDQRVKVQAGSPYLYPDVSVACDPRYISINGLRTLLNPVLIVEILSPSTAQDDKGTKFMQYQTIESLTDYLLVDSSEVAVRHYRKEGEIWTPQQANDAVELPGLDIALPLAEIYLDTGLLPG; encoded by the coding sequence ATGACCAGCGTCCTGAAAGATCGCTTTGTCTCCCTTGAGGACTATTTCGCCTTGGACTCGGAGACTGCGCGCGAGCGTTGGGAGTGGCGCAACGGCGATGTGTTCTGCATGAGCGGCGCCCAGCCGGAGCACAACATCATCTGCCTCAATGTCGCTGCAGAGCTGCGCGCGGGGTTGCGTGGTTCCAACTGCCGAACCTTCCCGAGCGATCAGCGCGTCAAGGTTCAAGCCGGCAGTCCCTATCTCTATCCCGATGTCTCGGTCGCCTGCGATCCGCGCTACATCAGCATCAACGGCCTGCGAACACTGCTGAACCCGGTGCTCATCGTCGAGATCCTCTCGCCCAGCACGGCCCAGGACGACAAGGGCACCAAGTTCATGCAGTACCAAACCATCGAGTCACTGACCGATTACTTACTGGTCGACTCGAGCGAGGTCGCCGTGCGGCATTACCGCAAGGAGGGCGAGATCTGGACACCGCAGCAGGCGAACGACGCGGTCGAGCTACCGGGGTTGGACATCGCGTTACCCCTCGCCGAGATCTATCTCGACACCGGACTCCTGCCCGGCTGA
- a CDS encoding alkaline phosphatase, translating to MYTRHQHRLSGLLSLSLVAGLQFAGSASAAEVKNIIILIPDGQSQSIQTLGRWYRGEPLALDEMGAGTMAAWMVNSITTDSAPAGTAMATGYKTTDKFIGVGPIEANALSTYRLPAEVPGASDAEKWNWFSYRPLATVLEGAKRQGKATGLISTSRVTHATPAGYAAHVDSRSLENDIAEQLVYQNLDVVFGGGWDRLLPTPDGSRTDGENLREVLTARGYQWVQTKAEMTALKGGKAWGLFAKSAMMPDIDRQYSCEQADEQACNEPTLAEMTGKAIELLSKNENGFILTVEGSQIDWAGHANDPAYMLHDFLAFDDAVRVALEFAKTNPGTMLLAAPDHNTGGLTLGNRSVNWTYTDITVEDLLDPVKGMQTTAQLIAGTLPEGRDPTPAELQAAVLQYWGITLSEEDAQEIIAYEKDPDVNGYGYSIPKIVSERHTVLGWTSHGHSGEDLPFWSFGTNAPVGHIDNTDFAWFAAEAFGLNLDLSDPNGLNQKLFVDLKSAVKRPMSTDLTNPNNPVLTIGQHERFHLHANKDYVLLKRPNGTTLTCLLDGVVVYAPKADDGNGRWFAPAKAIEVIRNPLAHCSR from the coding sequence ATGTACACACGACACCAACATAGGCTTTCGGGACTCCTGTCCCTATCACTCGTTGCCGGCTTGCAGTTTGCCGGCAGCGCCTCGGCCGCCGAGGTCAAGAACATCATCATCCTGATTCCGGATGGCCAGTCGCAGTCGATTCAGACCCTAGGCCGCTGGTACCGCGGCGAACCCCTCGCGCTGGATGAGATGGGCGCCGGGACCATGGCCGCCTGGATGGTCAATTCGATCACCACCGACTCCGCGCCGGCGGGGACCGCGATGGCGACCGGCTACAAAACGACCGACAAGTTCATCGGCGTCGGCCCGATCGAGGCCAACGCGCTCAGCACCTACAGGCTTCCGGCCGAGGTTCCCGGGGCCAGCGACGCAGAAAAATGGAATTGGTTCTCTTACCGTCCGCTCGCGACCGTGTTGGAGGGGGCCAAGCGCCAGGGCAAGGCGACGGGGCTGATCTCGACGTCGCGGGTGACCCACGCGACCCCGGCCGGTTATGCTGCACACGTGGACTCCCGCAGCCTGGAGAATGACATCGCCGAGCAACTGGTGTACCAGAATCTCGACGTCGTCTTCGGCGGCGGATGGGACCGCTTGCTTCCCACACCCGACGGCTCCCGCACCGACGGCGAGAACCTCCGGGAAGTGCTCACGGCTCGCGGCTATCAGTGGGTGCAGACCAAGGCCGAGATGACTGCACTGAAGGGCGGCAAGGCGTGGGGGCTGTTCGCCAAGTCGGCGATGATGCCGGACATCGATCGCCAATACTCGTGTGAGCAAGCTGACGAACAGGCTTGCAATGAGCCGACGCTGGCCGAAATGACCGGGAAGGCGATCGAGCTGCTCTCGAAGAATGAGAACGGCTTCATCCTGACGGTCGAAGGCAGCCAGATCGACTGGGCCGGCCACGCCAACGATCCGGCATACATGCTGCATGACTTTCTGGCCTTCGACGATGCGGTCAGGGTGGCGCTCGAGTTCGCCAAGACCAACCCCGGCACCATGCTCCTGGCCGCGCCGGACCATAACACCGGCGGCCTGACTCTCGGGAATCGCTCGGTGAACTGGACCTATACCGATATCACCGTGGAAGACCTGCTCGATCCCGTCAAAGGCATGCAGACCACGGCGCAGCTCATTGCCGGTACGCTCCCGGAAGGAAGGGATCCAACGCCCGCGGAGCTCCAAGCCGCCGTCCTCCAGTACTGGGGCATCACGCTGAGCGAGGAGGATGCCCAGGAGATCATTGCCTATGAGAAGGATCCGGACGTCAACGGGTATGGCTATTCCATCCCCAAGATCGTCAGTGAGCGACATACGGTCCTGGGTTGGACGAGCCACGGGCACTCCGGCGAGGATCTCCCCTTCTGGAGCTTCGGCACCAACGCTCCGGTCGGACACATCGACAACACGGACTTCGCCTGGTTCGCGGCAGAGGCGTTCGGTCTGAATCTGGATCTAAGCGACCCGAACGGACTCAACCAGAAGCTGTTCGTCGACCTGAAAAGCGCAGTCAAGCGCCCCATGAGCACGGACCTGACCAATCCGAACAACCCCGTCCTGACGATCGGGCAGCATGAGCGCTTCCACCTGCACGCCAACAAGGACTACGTGCTTTTGAAGCGCCCCAATGGAACCACGCTGACGTGCCTGCTCGACGGCGTCGTTGTCTACGCGCCGAAGGCGGACGACGGCAACGGCCGCTGGTTCGCCCCGGCGAAGGCGATCGAGGTCATCCGCAATCCGCTGGCACACTGCTCTCGCTGA